In Persicimonas caeni, a single window of DNA contains:
- the holA gene encoding DNA polymerase III subunit delta: MGKKLDSARNFFRKLKKSEPAPVYFVWGEETYMLDEAVDAIIEHAAPGGTNDFNFDSFHGRNTSGESIVSACEMLPMMVERRLVVVRDAQELPMSELEQLGSYLDDPSPTTCLIVHARTAQKKLDGRKSIVKKLKKAGVSCEFASLYENEVGEILHKQAGRRDLRLTPAATAYLIEAVGTDLASLDKAMDKLDLYVGQSDQSPRHVDDDVVREVVADTKVRSVFDLTDALGDRKFEEALKILDSMLLNGEPPLRILAMIARHFRIVAKLHDPSVRNESRNNKARAVGVVPYFLKDYQRHASKFSPRDIEAIRGRLLEVDTALKSSGLDDRTVMERLLYDICFRANKSSSRAHG, from the coding sequence ACTCGACAGCGCACGTAACTTCTTTCGGAAGCTCAAGAAGAGCGAGCCCGCCCCCGTCTATTTTGTGTGGGGTGAAGAAACCTACATGCTCGACGAGGCGGTCGACGCGATCATCGAGCACGCCGCCCCCGGCGGAACCAACGACTTCAACTTCGACTCGTTCCACGGCCGCAACACCAGCGGCGAGTCGATTGTGTCGGCTTGTGAGATGCTGCCGATGATGGTCGAGCGCCGGCTGGTCGTCGTTCGCGACGCCCAAGAGCTGCCGATGTCCGAGCTCGAGCAGCTCGGCTCGTATCTGGACGACCCGTCGCCCACGACCTGCCTGATCGTCCACGCGCGCACCGCGCAGAAGAAGCTCGACGGGCGCAAGTCGATCGTCAAAAAGCTCAAGAAGGCAGGCGTAAGCTGCGAGTTTGCGAGCCTCTACGAGAACGAAGTCGGCGAGATCCTGCACAAGCAGGCCGGCCGGCGCGATCTGCGGCTGACGCCGGCGGCGACCGCCTACCTCATCGAGGCGGTCGGCACCGACCTCGCCTCGCTCGACAAGGCGATGGACAAGCTCGATTTGTACGTCGGCCAGTCCGACCAATCGCCGCGCCACGTCGACGACGACGTGGTGCGCGAGGTCGTCGCCGACACGAAGGTGCGCTCGGTCTTCGACCTGACCGACGCCTTGGGAGATCGCAAATTCGAGGAGGCGCTCAAGATCTTGGACAGCATGCTGCTCAACGGTGAGCCGCCGCTTCGCATCCTGGCGATGATCGCCCGGCATTTCCGCATCGTCGCCAAGCTGCACGACCCGTCGGTGCGAAACGAGAGCCGCAACAACAAGGCGCGCGCCGTGGGTGTGGTCCCCTACTTTTTGAAGGACTACCAACGCCACGCGTCGAAGTTCTCCCCGCGCGACATCGAAGCGATTCGCGGCCGGCTGCTGGAGGTCGACACCGCGCTCAAGTCGAGCGGACTCGATGACCGAACGGTCATGGAGCGACTGCTGTACGATATCTGTTTTCGAGCCAACAAGTCTTCGAGTCGCGCTCACGGCTGA
- a CDS encoding J domain-containing protein, with protein MSDERDAQNPFDRLGVDPTMTPEQLTERLRRLAQRLPPDERDEVRALWRKLTLKDSERVKWAFLAHPRSDETPAEPIDELRGRVPPLVDRRDPPPLEATVSDTLLAFGCPSAPPETVRPESGFTSMAEEGRSARNQEPRTKNQKP; from the coding sequence ATGAGCGATGAACGCGACGCACAAAACCCGTTCGACCGGCTCGGCGTCGACCCAACGATGACCCCGGAGCAGCTCACCGAGCGCCTGCGCCGGCTCGCCCAGCGCCTGCCGCCCGACGAGCGCGACGAGGTCCGCGCGCTGTGGCGAAAGCTCACCCTCAAGGACTCAGAGCGCGTCAAGTGGGCCTTCCTCGCCCACCCACGCAGCGACGAAACGCCCGCCGAGCCCATCGACGAGTTGCGCGGGCGCGTGCCGCCGCTGGTCGACCGGCGCGACCCGCCGCCCCTCGAAGCCACCGTCTCCGACACGCTCCTGGCCTTCGGCTGCCCCTCCGCGCCCCCGGAGACCGTCCGCCCCGAGTCAGGCTTCACATCGATGGCAGAGGAAGGTCGATCGGCCCGAAACCAAGAACCAAGAACCAAGAACCAAAAACCATGA
- a CDS encoding Hsp70 family protein, which produces MIDRPVGIDLGTTNSAIALLRPEGDDLLLYQDRLRRKTFPSMVGWEPQKEDFITGYEAWNRRVMEPQPVASIKRKMGTQQRVALGPHEMLPEEVSSKILESLVGDMRAFLGDKVDAYQDTHKLEVSRAVVTVPAYFDAPQIEATKRAGELAGLEVLGLLQEPTAAAMYYAWKHGIGDGNFLVYDLGGGTFDVSIIRSLMGEYQVLAIDGDNYLGGDDFDRRLAEMFRKHLVDQGYELDLDVANNDDDRVRFTLLERVAREVKEALTTSEFQYVGRRDLFEDQAGQPVTLDMEVGREEFEELIEDLIDQSIEACERALDQSREQAEIGLSDIDYVLLVGGSTHVPLVQRKVSEALCGGKDGEDGARAERPLIDEPDTCVGLGAAIHAANLSGVTWIEREDDATRRLTLTSPLSTRQSSTHVVGRLEGDLPNGIHSAALIGPGGTVSAVTRVRERTDEDDQTSLDFEFDAVELGDPSRHDFTLDFCDDNGDDLVSFEIFLKRLDAEAPYRPTGSALSNPTVLAKDIYLEVASDGAAERFKLLERGTSLPAERSFQFYTADKSGAVLLRLFQNRYPIRTIHLDVPHDTEVGTPVDLTVKVDESMTMVATGEIRGQTFWAQIEPPPERKMRDWAEIEDLLDAAEEVREKLWGLEAKLYAKKVDSLLAGIRETARTDPDKLQVLVRRLEGELEDYRTRDVELTPAYSRFQTLLNAIKRVVYRGDDSQPLGRTLDDWRAHLSEVEANADAAWRAKDQKAWSQVFDQVQATWESLAQEEYRFTATNTPEYVQRLYLGLSRRIEELKETLDEFALAGNPETAKLQRREIMHIQAELEDNVEEPLYELDPQDNPGELKPKLARLAEILARLEKRVDELPTLGLVRR; this is translated from the coding sequence ATGATAGACCGACCCGTCGGCATCGATCTCGGCACCACCAACAGCGCCATCGCCCTGCTTCGGCCCGAAGGCGACGACCTGCTCTTGTATCAGGATCGGCTCCGTCGAAAGACCTTTCCGTCGATGGTCGGCTGGGAGCCTCAAAAGGAGGATTTCATCACCGGCTACGAGGCGTGGAATCGGCGGGTCATGGAGCCGCAGCCGGTGGCTTCGATCAAGCGCAAGATGGGTACCCAGCAGCGCGTCGCGCTCGGCCCCCACGAGATGCTCCCCGAGGAGGTCTCCTCGAAGATCTTGGAGAGCCTCGTGGGCGACATGCGCGCGTTTCTCGGCGATAAGGTCGACGCCTACCAAGACACGCACAAGCTGGAGGTCAGCCGCGCGGTGGTCACCGTGCCCGCCTACTTCGACGCCCCGCAGATCGAGGCGACCAAGCGCGCAGGCGAGCTCGCCGGGCTCGAAGTGCTCGGCCTGCTCCAGGAGCCGACCGCCGCGGCGATGTACTACGCCTGGAAGCACGGCATCGGCGACGGCAACTTCTTGGTGTACGACCTGGGCGGCGGCACCTTCGACGTCTCCATTATCCGCTCGCTGATGGGCGAGTATCAGGTGCTCGCCATCGACGGCGACAACTACCTGGGCGGCGACGACTTCGACCGCCGGCTCGCCGAGATGTTTCGAAAGCACCTGGTCGACCAGGGCTACGAGCTCGACCTCGACGTGGCCAACAACGACGACGACCGCGTGCGGTTTACGCTGCTCGAGCGCGTGGCCCGCGAGGTCAAAGAGGCGCTGACCACCAGCGAGTTCCAGTACGTCGGCCGCCGCGACCTGTTCGAAGACCAGGCCGGCCAGCCGGTCACCCTCGACATGGAGGTGGGCCGCGAGGAGTTCGAGGAGCTCATCGAAGACCTCATCGACCAGTCGATCGAGGCGTGCGAACGCGCGCTCGACCAATCCCGTGAGCAGGCCGAAATCGGCCTGTCTGACATCGACTACGTGCTGCTGGTGGGCGGCTCGACGCACGTCCCGCTCGTGCAGCGCAAGGTGTCTGAGGCTCTGTGTGGCGGCAAGGACGGCGAGGACGGCGCGCGCGCCGAACGCCCGCTCATCGACGAGCCCGACACCTGCGTGGGGCTGGGCGCGGCCATCCACGCCGCCAACCTGTCGGGCGTGACCTGGATCGAACGCGAAGACGACGCGACGCGACGGCTGACGCTCACCTCACCGCTGTCGACCCGCCAGAGCTCGACCCACGTCGTCGGCCGCCTCGAAGGCGACCTACCGAACGGCATTCACTCCGCCGCGCTCATCGGACCGGGCGGTACGGTGAGCGCCGTTACCCGAGTGCGCGAGCGCACGGACGAGGACGACCAGACAAGCCTCGACTTCGAATTCGACGCCGTCGAGCTGGGTGATCCCAGCCGCCACGACTTCACCCTCGACTTCTGCGACGACAACGGCGACGACCTCGTCTCCTTCGAGATCTTCTTGAAGCGACTCGACGCCGAGGCGCCCTACCGGCCCACCGGCAGCGCGCTGTCGAACCCGACGGTGCTCGCCAAGGACATCTACTTGGAGGTCGCCAGCGACGGCGCCGCCGAGCGCTTCAAGCTCCTCGAGCGCGGCACGAGCTTGCCCGCCGAGCGAAGCTTCCAGTTCTACACCGCCGACAAGTCCGGCGCGGTCTTGTTGAGGCTGTTCCAGAACCGCTACCCGATTCGCACGATTCACTTGGACGTGCCCCACGACACCGAGGTGGGCACGCCGGTCGACCTGACGGTCAAAGTCGACGAGTCGATGACGATGGTCGCCACCGGCGAAATCCGCGGGCAGACCTTTTGGGCGCAGATCGAGCCGCCGCCCGAGCGAAAGATGCGCGACTGGGCCGAGATCGAGGATCTCCTCGATGCGGCCGAAGAAGTGCGCGAAAAGCTGTGGGGCCTCGAGGCAAAGCTGTACGCCAAGAAGGTCGACTCGCTCCTGGCCGGCATCCGCGAGACCGCGCGCACCGACCCCGACAAGCTGCAGGTGCTCGTGCGCCGGCTCGAGGGCGAGCTCGAGGATTATCGCACCCGCGACGTCGAGCTGACGCCGGCCTACTCGCGCTTCCAGACGCTGCTCAACGCCATCAAGCGCGTGGTCTACCGCGGCGACGACAGCCAGCCCCTGGGCCGCACGCTCGACGACTGGCGCGCCCACCTGAGCGAGGTCGAGGCCAACGCCGACGCCGCCTGGCGCGCCAAAGATCAAAAGGCGTGGAGTCAGGTCTTCGATCAGGTCCAGGCGACCTGGGAGAGCCTTGCCCAGGAGGAGTATCGCTTCACCGCCACGAACACGCCCGAGTACGTCCAACGGCTGTATCTGGGGCTGAGCCGACGCATCGAGGAACTCAAAGAGACGCTCGACGAGTTCGCGCTCGCCGGCAACCCCGAGACCGCCAAGCTGCAGCGCCGCGAGATCATGCATATCCAGGCCGAGCTCGAGGACAACGTCGAAGAGCCCCTGTACGAGCTCGACCCGCAAGACAACCCCGGCGAGCTCAAGCCCAAGCTCGCCCGCTTGGCCGAAATCTTGGCGCGCCTCGAAAAGCGCGTCGACGAACTGCCCACTCTGGGACTGGTGCGCCGATGA
- the mgtE gene encoding magnesium transporter, which yields MSVNQTQIEMLRKLLRHGATERVVRILERFRPAEIADLYGYLSPAEQKQLTTVLFERQLAAETLSELPEHILVELLSNLGDGRISQIINRLAPDDAVFVVSKLDDERVEKILNGLTPLQRERIEHLRAYPAESAGQLMTSEMIRIQEDVCADEAIDIIRSLGSTSEFIFYIYVVNETGTFLGVVPLRRLIVASPDCPVKDLMVPDPIAVYATDDQEDVADITARYDLLAVPVVDDNFKLLGVVTVDDILDVLQEEATEDMYLMQGLSEEDRVYAPVTHSVKKRFPWMILNLLTAFLAAYVVGLFEKSISEVVVLATFMPVVAGMGGNGGTQTLTVVTRGIALGELDYNDGMSAVLKQVGIGIIVGAGIGLLTGLVAWAWKGMPFLGLVLFLSMLVNMSIAGLAGAAVPLMLKALRMDPAMGSGVLVTTFTDVSGFLAFLGLATVFIEYLV from the coding sequence ATGTCCGTCAATCAGACCCAAATCGAGATGCTGCGCAAGTTGCTCCGCCACGGGGCGACCGAGCGCGTGGTGCGCATCCTCGAGCGGTTTCGCCCCGCCGAGATCGCCGATTTGTACGGCTATCTGAGCCCGGCCGAGCAAAAGCAGCTCACCACGGTGCTCTTCGAGCGCCAGCTCGCCGCCGAGACGCTCAGCGAGCTGCCCGAGCACATCCTGGTCGAGCTGCTGAGCAACCTGGGCGATGGGCGCATCAGCCAGATTATCAACCGCCTGGCGCCCGATGATGCTGTCTTCGTCGTCTCCAAGCTGGACGACGAGCGAGTCGAAAAAATTCTAAACGGCCTCACGCCCCTGCAGCGCGAGCGCATCGAGCACCTGCGCGCTTACCCCGCCGAGTCGGCCGGTCAGTTGATGACCAGCGAGATGATTCGCATCCAGGAGGATGTGTGCGCCGACGAGGCCATCGACATCATCCGCAGCCTGGGGTCGACCAGCGAGTTCATCTTCTACATCTACGTGGTCAACGAGACGGGCACGTTCTTGGGCGTGGTGCCGCTTCGCCGGCTCATCGTCGCCAGCCCCGATTGCCCGGTCAAAGACCTGATGGTGCCCGACCCCATCGCCGTGTACGCCACCGACGACCAGGAAGACGTGGCCGACATCACCGCGCGCTACGACCTGCTGGCCGTGCCGGTGGTCGACGACAACTTCAAGCTGTTGGGCGTGGTCACCGTTGACGATATCCTCGACGTCCTCCAAGAGGAGGCGACCGAGGACATGTACCTGATGCAGGGCCTCTCCGAGGAAGACCGCGTCTACGCGCCGGTGACCCACTCGGTCAAAAAGCGCTTCCCGTGGATGATCCTCAACCTGTTGACCGCCTTTTTGGCGGCCTATGTCGTCGGGCTCTTCGAAAAGTCGATCTCGGAGGTCGTCGTCCTGGCCACCTTCATGCCGGTGGTCGCCGGCATGGGCGGAAACGGCGGTACCCAGACGCTCACCGTCGTCACGCGCGGCATCGCGCTGGGCGAGCTCGACTATAACGACGGGATGTCGGCGGTGCTCAAGCAGGTGGGCATCGGCATCATCGTGGGCGCAGGCATCGGCCTGCTCACCGGGCTGGTCGCCTGGGCGTGGAAGGGCATGCCCTTTTTGGGGCTCGTCTTGTTCCTGTCGATGCTCGTCAACATGTCGATTGCGGGCCTGGCCGGCGCAGCCGTCCCGTTGATGCTCAAGGCGCTCCGCATGGACCCGGCCATGGGAAGCGGAGTGCTCGTGACCACCTTTACTGACGTCTCCGGGTTTCTGGCCTTTTTGGGGCTGGCAACCGTCTTCATCGAATATCTGGTCTGA
- a CDS encoding TRAP transporter TatT component family protein — MSIVNRASGIVTSMVVCLVALSLASGCAADRKSAFKDGDQGKQTKVQGDFLQTLEKAESHWQNRKDRKELEKAISLWEKAVNMDAAGLSEQEKTDKKAEAYERLARAYYFLADSHIRLEGDDESANEEKMMNTFEKGVTAAENAIKLRDPDFAKKVAQGDAWMNHVKKADEAAIPGLYWYATNLGKWALLEGIATILARKDDIKATMEFICEKDEDFYYGACHRYFAVYWTKVPFSKDAAKAKKHFDKTLEIAPNYLATKVLMAENYAVLTEDKELYNKLVKEIMATPDDAVPAISAENHYEKMKAERLEKTVDDRFK, encoded by the coding sequence ATGAGTATTGTGAACCGTGCCTCTGGCATCGTTACGTCGATGGTCGTTTGTCTTGTAGCGCTGTCGCTTGCCAGCGGTTGCGCCGCCGACCGCAAGTCGGCCTTCAAAGATGGTGACCAGGGCAAGCAAACCAAGGTCCAGGGCGATTTCCTCCAGACGCTCGAGAAAGCCGAGTCCCACTGGCAGAACCGCAAAGACCGCAAGGAGCTCGAGAAGGCCATCTCCCTGTGGGAGAAAGCGGTCAACATGGATGCGGCCGGGCTGAGCGAGCAGGAAAAGACCGACAAAAAGGCCGAAGCGTACGAGCGATTGGCACGCGCCTACTACTTCCTGGCCGACTCGCACATCCGCCTCGAGGGCGACGACGAGAGCGCCAACGAAGAAAAGATGATGAACACCTTCGAGAAAGGTGTGACCGCAGCCGAGAACGCCATCAAACTGCGCGACCCGGACTTCGCCAAAAAGGTCGCTCAGGGCGACGCGTGGATGAACCACGTCAAAAAGGCCGACGAGGCCGCCATCCCCGGCCTGTACTGGTACGCCACCAACCTGGGCAAGTGGGCGCTGCTCGAGGGCATCGCCACCATCCTGGCCCGCAAAGACGACATCAAGGCGACCATGGAGTTCATCTGCGAGAAGGATGAAGACTTCTACTACGGCGCCTGCCACCGCTACTTCGCGGTCTACTGGACCAAAGTCCCGTTCAGCAAGGACGCCGCCAAGGCCAAAAAGCACTTCGACAAGACCCTCGAGATCGCGCCCAACTACCTGGCCACCAAAGTGCTGATGGCCGAGAACTACGCGGTGCTCACCGAGGACAAGGAGCTCTACAACAAGCTCGTCAAAGAGATCATGGCGACTCCCGACGATGCCGTGCCGGCCATCTCGGCGGAGAACCACTACGAGAAGATGAAGGCCGAGCGACTCGAGAAGACGGTCGACGATCGCTTCAAATAA
- a CDS encoding TRAP transporter substrate-binding protein: MMKRVLQLFVLLLVLGVGFSAAAEDNKKYTLNLGTVAPPGTPWSKQLKSVKKRIEKASKGRIKVKLFLGTAGGEKSIVRQTKRGELQGMGVSAGAMATLVPEMNVFELPYLFSSAKEADKIIDNHLYTPVQELLRQYGFELYLFGENGYRNFAAKGKCIEKPQDLADLKMRSQESWVHEEMYRALGGNPVRIAVPETLPALQTGNVQGFDNTPLFAFAASWYQAVDHWTVSNHIYQPALVVYNKAWFDKLPDDLQKVLLAERKKETEYGRKLVRALQPKLVKNLKAAGMTVCELDSKQKKAFAKDAKKVHELFRKRAGKKGAKLLDIVQKHN, encoded by the coding sequence ATGATGAAACGAGTCTTGCAGCTATTCGTCCTGCTCTTGGTGCTCGGCGTGGGCTTTTCGGCCGCCGCGGAGGACAACAAGAAATACACGCTCAACCTCGGCACGGTCGCCCCTCCGGGCACCCCGTGGTCGAAGCAGCTCAAGTCGGTCAAAAAGCGCATCGAAAAGGCGTCGAAGGGCCGCATTAAGGTCAAACTCTTTTTGGGCACCGCCGGCGGCGAGAAGAGTATCGTGCGCCAGACAAAACGCGGCGAGCTGCAGGGCATGGGCGTGTCGGCCGGCGCCATGGCCACCCTGGTCCCTGAGATGAACGTCTTCGAGCTTCCCTACCTGTTCAGCAGCGCCAAGGAAGCCGACAAGATCATCGACAACCACCTCTACACCCCGGTCCAAGAGCTGCTGCGCCAGTACGGCTTCGAGTTGTACCTGTTCGGCGAGAACGGCTACCGCAACTTTGCGGCCAAAGGAAAGTGCATCGAGAAGCCCCAGGACCTCGCCGACCTGAAGATGCGCTCGCAGGAGTCGTGGGTCCACGAAGAGATGTACCGCGCGCTCGGCGGCAACCCCGTGCGCATCGCGGTGCCCGAGACGCTGCCCGCCCTGCAGACCGGCAACGTGCAGGGCTTCGACAACACCCCGCTCTTTGCGTTCGCGGCGAGCTGGTACCAGGCGGTCGATCACTGGACGGTGAGCAACCACATCTATCAGCCGGCTCTGGTCGTCTACAACAAGGCCTGGTTCGACAAGCTGCCCGACGACTTGCAGAAGGTCCTGCTGGCCGAACGGAAGAAGGAGACCGAATACGGCCGCAAGCTCGTGCGTGCGCTGCAGCCCAAGCTGGTCAAAAACCTCAAGGCCGCCGGCATGACCGTGTGCGAGCTGGACTCGAAGCAGAAAAAAGCGTTCGCCAAGGACGCCAAGAAGGTCCACGAGCTCTTCCGCAAACGCGCCGGCAAGAAGGGCGCCAAGCTCCTCGATATCGTGCAGAAGCACAACTGA
- a CDS encoding TRAP transporter small permease codes for MTSEESSLQPEHPELATEAFEGDDRPLSESLGWFGKLDLAVFQVEVVVVVLALIIMSVIVFTDVVYQLTLGVVQGLESDPGKAWGTIAGVGAFIWAMAFATTSRKTGHSREAAKNITQRPFWVRVGLASAFLAASFGVALSLVKFDSSTVYRIVTLLLAIPVIRHFWKEGYKVRTGVFIGAVVLAVGMMGSLPEGYSWAQSYGLFLLLWVGFLGASIAARDRRHLRIDLMRKLLPPKWLPHFNALSYLVAAGFTAVVCYLGFIYLFGADSSYMVPIWDVPEWLPASMAEEVKTFPIPDDAPITTRVLHVVFSPSPPGTVPDWLKVLSIPVSMALIVIRFVGHSVAFGMMAIRGEEYEEATEAH; via the coding sequence ATGACAAGCGAAGAGTCCTCCCTCCAGCCGGAGCATCCCGAGCTGGCAACCGAGGCGTTTGAAGGCGACGACCGACCCTTGTCGGAGTCACTCGGTTGGTTCGGCAAACTCGACTTGGCCGTCTTTCAAGTCGAGGTCGTCGTGGTCGTGTTGGCGCTGATCATCATGAGCGTCATCGTGTTCACCGATGTCGTCTACCAGTTGACGCTGGGCGTCGTGCAGGGCCTCGAGTCCGACCCCGGAAAAGCCTGGGGCACCATCGCCGGCGTAGGAGCGTTCATCTGGGCGATGGCCTTCGCGACGACCTCACGCAAGACCGGACACTCGCGCGAGGCCGCCAAGAATATCACCCAGCGCCCCTTCTGGGTGCGCGTGGGGCTGGCCAGCGCGTTCTTAGCCGCCTCGTTCGGCGTGGCGCTCAGCTTGGTCAAGTTCGACTCGTCGACGGTCTACCGCATCGTCACGCTGCTGCTGGCCATCCCGGTGATTCGCCACTTCTGGAAAGAAGGCTACAAAGTCCGCACCGGCGTCTTTATCGGCGCGGTGGTGCTCGCCGTAGGCATGATGGGGAGCCTCCCCGAAGGCTACTCGTGGGCGCAATCTTACGGGCTCTTCTTGCTGCTGTGGGTCGGCTTTCTGGGCGCGAGCATCGCCGCGCGCGACCGGCGCCACCTTCGTATCGACTTGATGCGCAAGTTGTTGCCGCCCAAATGGCTGCCTCACTTCAACGCACTCTCGTATCTGGTCGCCGCCGGCTTCACGGCGGTCGTGTGCTACCTTGGCTTCATCTATCTGTTCGGCGCCGACAGCTCCTACATGGTGCCCATCTGGGACGTCCCGGAGTGGCTGCCAGCCTCGATGGCCGAAGAGGTCAAGACCTTCCCTATCCCCGATGACGCCCCCATCACCACGCGCGTGCTGCACGTCGTCTTCTCGCCGAGCCCTCCCGGCACCGTGCCCGACTGGCTCAAAGTCTTGTCGATTCCGGTCTCCATGGCGTTGATCGTCATCCGTTTTGTCGGCCACAGCGTGGCCTTCGGGATGATGGCGATTCGCGGTGAAGAGTACGAAGAAGCCACGGAGGCGCACTGA
- a CDS encoding TRAP transporter large permease — protein MKRDATNTRRQTFQVWSSAGSAASYFVTSLLCLLFATSAFAQEGNVQSLEEMMGEVEAEGTVGEPPSEQAADEQAADEQAGPGNVQSLEEMMGEVEEEGAVEVRDVDDVETAEQAEGDPEQANAPPETADDEAPKDEGMSIWFYLGILGIIVGMIVLGAPLYVLIGSLTIYLLFVGGIFDDFALLTSIIEQTRGLSDQTVLLAIPFFVISGAIMTEGDIAQRLIDVAEAAFGKLPGGLAISAVFACAFFAAISGSSPVTVIAIGSIMYPALVEKGYPSKFSMGIVTSGGSLGILIPPSIPMIVYAIVDPTGLKDPVGYALSTTGGGDASVKDLFIAGIGPGLLIAGIMGGFALVVGMKDRVETTDFDWKKLGHALQDGVWALFLPVLILGGIYTGIFTPTQAAAVAVIYAIIVEFFIHRSLEIKDVPRIFTDSALLMGSLLIIMALALGFNLYLDRAKIPEMAVEMILDMELTIWQFLIIVNVLLLIAGFFMEILSAIMILVPLLAPVAYGLGIHPLHMAIIFIVNLEIGYLTPPIGLNLFVAGTLFKKGIGEVVKSVLPFMALMLGALMLITYVPTISLGLVSLSKGGSFFVPFPEDRKEAPEEPGASPEETPADTAAEGEQAAEAEQEQPEGVKSLEELMGEVEDEGAVDTPPSEDSEEDGGGVKSLEEMMNEVEEEGAVGKPPSEE, from the coding sequence ATGAAGCGCGACGCGACGAATACTCGGAGGCAGACCTTCCAGGTCTGGTCCAGCGCTGGAAGCGCTGCCTCCTATTTTGTGACCTCTCTGCTCTGCTTGCTCTTTGCTACGTCGGCGTTCGCCCAAGAGGGCAACGTCCAATCGCTCGAAGAGATGATGGGCGAGGTCGAAGCCGAAGGCACCGTCGGCGAGCCGCCGTCCGAGCAAGCTGCCGACGAACAAGCTGCTGACGAACAAGCAGGTCCCGGCAACGTCCAATCGCTCGAAGAGATGATGGGCGAGGTCGAAGAGGAAGGCGCGGTCGAAGTGCGCGACGTCGACGACGTCGAGACAGCCGAACAAGCCGAAGGCGACCCCGAGCAGGCCAACGCGCCGCCGGAAACCGCCGACGACGAAGCGCCCAAAGACGAAGGCATGTCCATCTGGTTCTACCTGGGCATCCTCGGCATCATCGTGGGCATGATCGTGCTGGGCGCGCCGCTGTACGTGCTCATCGGCAGCCTGACGATATATTTGCTCTTCGTGGGCGGCATCTTCGACGACTTCGCGCTGCTCACCTCCATCATCGAGCAGACCCGCGGTCTGTCCGACCAGACGGTGCTCCTGGCGATCCCGTTCTTCGTCATCTCCGGCGCGATCATGACCGAGGGCGACATCGCCCAGCGGCTCATCGACGTGGCCGAAGCCGCGTTTGGCAAGCTGCCCGGTGGCCTGGCCATCTCGGCGGTCTTCGCCTGCGCGTTCTTCGCGGCCATCTCCGGCTCCTCGCCGGTCACCGTCATCGCCATCGGCTCGATCATGTACCCGGCGCTCGTCGAGAAGGGTTACCCGTCGAAGTTCTCGATGGGCATCGTCACCTCCGGCGGCAGCCTGGGCATCCTGATCCCGCCGTCCATCCCGATGATCGTCTACGCCATCGTCGACCCCACGGGACTCAAAGATCCGGTGGGCTACGCCCTGTCGACCACCGGCGGCGGCGACGCCAGCGTCAAAGACCTGTTCATCGCCGGCATCGGGCCGGGCTTGCTCATCGCCGGCATCATGGGCGGCTTTGCGCTCGTCGTGGGCATGAAAGACCGCGTCGAGACCACTGACTTCGACTGGAAAAAGCTCGGCCATGCGCTGCAAGACGGCGTCTGGGCGCTCTTCTTGCCGGTGCTCATCTTGGGCGGCATCTACACGGGCATCTTCACGCCCACCCAGGCCGCCGCCGTGGCGGTCATCTACGCCATCATCGTCGAGTTCTTCATCCACCGAAGCCTCGAAATCAAAGACGTACCGCGCATCTTCACCGACTCGGCGCTCTTGATGGGCAGCCTTCTCATCATCATGGCGCTGGCGCTGGGCTTTAACCTGTATCTAGACCGCGCCAAGATCCCCGAGATGGCCGTCGAGATGATCCTCGATATGGAGCTGACCATCTGGCAGTTCCTCATCATCGTCAACGTGCTGCTGCTCATCGCCGGCTTCTTTATGGAGATTCTGTCGGCGATCATGATCCTCGTGCCGCTCCTGGCTCCGGTGGCCTACGGCTTGGGCATCCACCCGCTGCACATGGCGATCATCTTCATCGTCAACTTGGAAATCGGCTACCTCACCCCGCCCATTGGTCTGAACCTGTTTGTGGCCGGCACGCTCTTCAAGAAGGGCATCGGCGAGGTCGTCAAATCGGTCTTGCCGTTCATGGCGCTTATGCTCGGCGCGCTGATGCTCATCACCTACGTGCCGACCATCAGCCTCGGACTGGTCAGCCTGTCGAAGGGCGGCAGCTTCTTCGTCCCCTTCCCCGAGGACCGCAAAGAGGCGCCCGAAGAGCCCGGCGCATCGCCTGAAGAAACGCCGGCCGACACCGCGGCCGAAGGCGAGCAAGCCGCCGAGGCAGAGCAAGAGCAACCCGAGGGCGTCAAATCGCTCGAAGAGCTCATGGGCGAGGTCGAAGACGAAGGCGCCGTCGACACCCCGCCCTCCGAGGACTCGGAGGAGGACGGCGGTGGCGTCAAGAGCCTCGAGGAGATGATGAACGAGGTCGAAGAGGAAGGCGCGGTGGGCAAGCCACCGTCGGAGGAGTGA